CATAAAATAAAGATGTGGAAACATATGGAGCAGCAAAAAACGAAATTAGAAAGGTTACgctcataattaattttaatggaGACTGATCAGAGAATTCACCTCTTTCCTGAGAATGATGCCTATACAGTGataaattttacaataaaaCAGCAATTTCATGTAATATTGCCTATATAAAATGATAGATTAATAAAATTAgacatataaataattaaaatattcacacgttaattatttactaaaaataaaaactatttggTAGATTTTGTAGCGTATAAATTTTCCCTCATTGAGGGAATCGAAATAGCTTCTGGCCTGATAATCGACAAACTCATTGTGGAGAGGGACTCGAAAGGTGCGGTGGATATACTGAACAAAAGGAAAAAGTGTCCAGCTGATGAGTTTGAAGAGTTGATGACTGCTATTTACAACCTGTGGGTGGGAGATTAGTAGAAGACATGTGTTAAGCGAGGCCAACCCATGCGCAGATTGAGTTGCTAAATATGCTGCCACAGTGTCTACAGGTTGCTGTGTGCTGGAGGTTCCTCCCAATGACTTCGAAGCTTGTCTCACGAGGGAGGTGTGCGTCGGCGGTGCTTTTTTGAGCCTTCAGCTCCTCATtcccttataaaaaaaaaaaaaaagaaaaagaaaaacaggtGGCCACTGATTTTGACTTTGCTCCTTTGAGGTGGTGCATGCTCTTCGACAGCTATATTGTAGCTGTGAAGGTTGCTTttgtatataataaattattttatttattttatgtaattactacctatggcataaaatatgttgttaataaaaataattaaataactttatttaaaatatcatttaaataattatattttttaatattaatattaaataacttaaaaattaataatattatatataaaaaataaaaattaatattaacttGAAGTACTcgagataaaaaattttaacatgaTATTTATTATgtcataaatataataaataatttaatatcttaaaaaaaattgatttttttgaaAGTTACTATGGTCAgagcttttttttaaaaaacattatttatataataaacaatttcaaaatttaaaatataaattaacattcttttaataaatattagaaatttaatatctattttTTGGGAAAATAGCAGGTTTATTTAAAgtttaaacataaaaaaaattatatagatttactttaaaaaaattaaaaataatttttttattttttattttaattaaaaattaagaattgaaGAATTAAAAATATCTCGAATATACttaatatcaaattaaaattatgaatgctaacattttctttttaacattgataaaaattcaaataaaattaaattttctttttaaaattttatcattaaatatatCATTACACTTCATCAGAGTCtaatgtaaatttaaaattaaatcaaagtatatttatataaattttatctcttagttttataattttaggtATTATAAACAATTTTAGGTATTATAAAACTTTATTCCTCAGATTGTATATCACTAAATATCAATTGTCTTTTAAACAAAGTTtcaattaaactgaaaaaaatagttattataatatgaaaaaaaatttattaattaattttttatattaaaaaaatatattaaaacgtttatAAAATTACAAAGTTTACCGGTCCGAAAGGAGGGAGAGAAGTTTCTTAGTCATAATCGCAGCTACCTTCTTTGACTGGGGAGGCTATGATTTTTTGAAAAGTCGTGGTGAAAGCGAGAAGAGACCAAAGGGGTCATCAaatagaagaaagagagagagagagaaaaggatCGTGGCGTAAAAAAATTGTTAatcgattttttaattttcaaaatatattaaatatcttttaaaattttaaaaaatttctgcCGGTTagtatttctttaattttaaccCTTAATGTAATTAAggatatttcattatttttctaatacttaattctgttaaaattaataagaaagtaattaacagattttcttaaatttcagttatattttaatatattttttaaattaaaaaactaattaataattttttatagttcaaaaattaaataataattttttataactaGTTTCTATTCATcatctataattaatttaaaatgttttatttttttaactgtgTATATTTATACATcactaaaaaaaatagattaatttaAGCATTCAAATTTACAAAACATTTAttgttatatttaaaaattaaaaatgttaataatatttcaaatattacTTTTCCtggtttattatttatttatacacattattagttaaaaaaatattaaataatctattaatcaatttattttaaaatttaaaatgtaataatataattttgaaaatataaactagaaaaacaattattaaaaaaagtagattattaaaaaaaaaaaaatccgcgCAATTACATGCGGAACCGAGCTCCAAGGAACCTGCAGGCTGCGCTGCAGCCCGGAACCGTACTCCAGGAACCTTACTTCCGTAATTTACTATAATGTCAAGGGTATTATGGTCTTTAAATCCAGAGCCTCTCAACTACTCAAATTTCTTCAGCCCACACACTATATATTCAGCTAATTCACTTCCTGCTTTCCTTCTCTCTCATTTACTTCGCCAATTTCTCCCTTGATTCTTCGCTGTTTCCTTGTCTTTCTCTCTGTACCAGCACAATTCCTTGCTTATCTGGGTTTGCTTGATCTTGAACTGAATTGGATTTGTAAGTCAATCCTGATTTCTCTTTGTCGTGACGATCTGTTAGTTGGATCTTGTGTTTTTGTtagtttttgaattttgatcTAACTGATTATTTATTGTTTCTCTTAGATCTATTGCTAAAGgtgaattattttttcttttgtgttttgttATGCTATTAAGCTTTGATTAATCCGCATTTCTTGCTTTATAGTATCTGGATCTCTGCATTAAGAAGCTAGAGCTAGGAATGTTGTTGCAAACATATTCATCTCACTTGGGTTCTAGTAGATTACCGAATTGGTTACGCTTGTATTGGTTTTGTGCGGATCTGTGATGTGTTTTTTATTGGATCTGTTAATTTGGATGGGATCTTGATGATATTGTGTTTAATTGGGACTCCAGTATCTGTGCTGATTCTTGTTGAAGTGGAAATGCTTGAATTTTGATTACTCTGCAAATTTGGAAACAAGCTCGAAATTTGAAGCTTTTTAAGGTATTGGTCAGGCAGGTCTATTCACTTGgattttctcaatttttttttactcttcctctcttcctgaaactttttttctaaaagaggaaactataattattttattgatcagGGTGCATAGAGTCCTCTTTTGTCCTCTGATGATCAGATCTATACTTTGTGTTTATACGTAAATTGTCCTTTCAATCTCCTGTCCGTACCTCTGTAGTGTGACAACTGTGCATTTgtctattatttttcataatcgaTATTGAAATTCTGAATTCTCATTTCTCTTGTTTACTGCCTTTTGGGGTATAGGTATATCTATATGTATTTACTCAATAAGTTCTTAGATATAGTTTCTGTATTGTTTTCTCTGTAGAAATTGTCTCGGCATGGCTACATATAAGCCAAAAAACATCCTCATTACTGGGGCTGCTGGCTTTATTGCATCCCATGTTTGCAACCGGCTCATCCGCAACTACCCCGATTACAAAATCGTCGTCCTCGACAAGCTTGATTATTGTTCGAGCCTGAATAATCTCCTCCCTTCTAAATCATCCCCCAATTTTAAGTTTGTAAAGGGGGACATTGGCAGTGCTGATCTTGTCAACTTCCTCCTCATCACTGAATCCATTGACACAATTATGCACTTTGCTGCCCAGACACATGTGGACAACTCCTTTGGTAACAGCTTTGAGTTTACCAAGAATAATATCTATGGTACCCATGTCCTTTTAGAAGCCTGCAAAGTCACCGGCCAGGTTAGGAGATTCATACATGTAAGTACAGATGAAGTTTATGGGGAGACAGATGAGGATGCTGTAGTAGGAAATCATGAAGCTTCTCAACTTCTCCCAACAAACCCATATTCTGCAACAAAAGCTGGTGCAGAAATGCTTGTTATGGCATATGGTAGGTCATATGGGTTGCCTGTCATAACGACCCGTGGAAACAACGTTTATGGTCCCAATCAGTTTCCTGAGAAGTTAATTCCAAAGTTTATCCTCTTGGCCATGCAAGGAAAGCCTCTCCCAATCCATGGGGATGGTTCTAATGTGAGGAGTTATTTATATTGTGAGGATGTTGCTGAGGCTTTTGAAGTAATCCTTCACAAAGGAGAGGTTGGCCATGTTTACAATATTGggacaaagaaggaaagaagagTGATAGATGTGGCTAAAGATATATGCAAGCTTTTCTCAATGGACCCTGAGACAAACATCAAGTTTGTAGATAACAGGCCTTTCAATGACCAGAGATACTTTCTTGATGATGAGAAGCTGAAGAACCTAGGATGGTCTGAGCAAACTATTTGGGAGGATGGCTTGAAGAAGACTATGGAGTGGTACATTCAGAATCCTGATTGGTGGGGTGATGTAACTGGGGCCTTGCTTCCTCATCCAAGAATGTTGATGATGCCTGGTGGGAGACACTTTGATGGTTCTGAAGAGAACAAATCTGCATCATATGCTTCAAATAATTCTAATCAGAGCCGAATGGTCATCCCAGTTTCTAGAACCGGCAGCAGTGGCTCCCCTCGGAAATCCTCTCTAAAGTTCTTGATCTATGGCAGAACTGGATGGATTGGGGGTCTCCTGGGGAAGTTGTGTGAGAAACAAGGGATTCCTTTTGAATATGGAAAGGGGCGCTTGGAAGATAGATCATCTCTCTTGTCAGATATTCAAAATGTTAAGCCAACCCATGTTTTTAATGCTGCTGGGGTTACTGGTAGACCTAATGTTGATTGGTGTGAATCCCACAAGACAGAAACAATCCGGACCAATGTCTCTGGAACCCTAACATTAGCAGATGTTTGTAGACAG
The genomic region above belongs to Manihot esculenta cultivar AM560-2 chromosome 3, M.esculenta_v8, whole genome shotgun sequence and contains:
- the LOC110611766 gene encoding trifunctional UDP-glucose 4,6-dehydratase/UDP-4-keto-6-deoxy-D-glucose 3,5-epimerase/UDP-4-keto-L-rhamnose-reductase RHM1, which gives rise to MATYKPKNILITGAAGFIASHVCNRLIRNYPDYKIVVLDKLDYCSSLNNLLPSKSSPNFKFVKGDIGSADLVNFLLITESIDTIMHFAAQTHVDNSFGNSFEFTKNNIYGTHVLLEACKVTGQVRRFIHVSTDEVYGETDEDAVVGNHEASQLLPTNPYSATKAGAEMLVMAYGRSYGLPVITTRGNNVYGPNQFPEKLIPKFILLAMQGKPLPIHGDGSNVRSYLYCEDVAEAFEVILHKGEVGHVYNIGTKKERRVIDVAKDICKLFSMDPETNIKFVDNRPFNDQRYFLDDEKLKNLGWSEQTIWEDGLKKTMEWYIQNPDWWGDVTGALLPHPRMLMMPGGRHFDGSEENKSASYASNNSNQSRMVIPVSRTGSSGSPRKSSLKFLIYGRTGWIGGLLGKLCEKQGIPFEYGKGRLEDRSSLLSDIQNVKPTHVFNAAGVTGRPNVDWCESHKTETIRTNVSGTLTLADVCRQHDILMINYATGCIFEYDSNHPEGSGIGFTEEDKPNFTGSFYSKTKAMVEELLKEYDNVCTLRVRMPISSDLNNPRNFITKISRYNKVVNIPNSMTVLDELLPISIEMAKRNLRGIWNFTNPGVVSHNEILQMYKSYINPNFTWVNFTLEEQAKVIVAPRSNNEMDASKLKKEFPELLSIKDSLIKYVFEPNKKT